From one Bacillus clarus genomic stretch:
- a CDS encoding IS6 family transposase: MKKENLFKWKHYQPDIILLTVRWYLRYNLSFRDLVEMMEERGLSIAHTTIMRWVHQYGPELDERVRRHLKTTNDSWRIDETYVKVKGQWMYLYRAVDSEGNTIDFYLSESRDKQAAKRFFKKALAASHICKPRVITVDKNPAYAVAIQELKEEKRTPESIQLRQVKYLNNIVEQDHRFIKKRVRSMLGFKSYETATSILSGVETMHMMKKGQLHPQVKSAQNEVRFIHKLFGIAS; this comes from the coding sequence ATGAAAAAGGAAAATTTGTTCAAATGGAAGCACTATCAACCTGATATTATCTTATTAACGGTAAGATGGTACCTACGGTACAACCTAAGTTTTCGTGATTTGGTGGAAATGATGGAGGAACGAGGTTTGTCTATTGCTCACACCACCATTATGCGTTGGGTGCATCAATATGGACCTGAATTAGACGAAAGAGTACGACGTCATCTTAAGACAACAAATGATTCTTGGAGAATCGATGAAACGTATGTGAAAGTAAAAGGACAATGGATGTATTTATATCGCGCAGTCGATTCAGAAGGGAATACTATTGATTTTTATCTCAGTGAATCAAGAGATAAACAAGCAGCCAAGCGCTTTTTCAAGAAAGCCTTGGCTGCTTCTCATATTTGTAAACCTCGCGTTATAACAGTAGACAAGAACCCTGCCTATGCTGTAGCAATTCAAGAATTAAAAGAAGAGAAACGTACGCCTGAAAGCATACAACTAAGGCAAGTTAAATATCTCAATAATATAGTGGAACAGGATCACCGTTTCATTAAGAAACGTGTGCGTTCTATGTTAGGATTCAAGTCATATGAAACAGCCACTTCTATATTGAGTGGCGTTGAAACCATGCATATGATGAAAAAAGGACAACTTCATCCACAGGTGAAGTCTGCCCAAAATGAAGTTAGGTTCATACATAAACTGTTTGGAATTGCATCATAA
- a CDS encoding macrolide family glycosyltransferase produces MANILMINFPAEGHVNPTLGIVKAFAERGDSVHYITTEKFKERLEKVGATVHLQPDLLSKASIDPYSNAGLNNFLKIQIQTSLDALDITKQLSQDIDFDFLFYEKFGAGQLVRDYLQIPGVCSSASFLFPKEFLKNMPLSPESGFKPDEEAEKLMVQMKECYGVEPESSAQFMNNAAELTIVFTSRYFQPNSEKFDDSNIFIGPTFPKRAYTGSFPFEALEDEQVLYISMGTVLDRTEEFFNTCIDAFSDFKGKVVIAAGERVDMTKIKEAPEHFIISSYVPQLKVLEHTDVFITHGGMNSVNESIHFNIPMVVIPHDKDQPTVAQRLTELNAGYRVSKDNLKPETLKDAVKEVLTNEIYKEGIKKINESFQKSGGAEKAIEAIDAFVQNKK; encoded by the coding sequence ATGGCAAACATTTTAATGATTAACTTTCCAGCAGAAGGGCATGTCAATCCTACTTTGGGCATTGTAAAAGCTTTTGCGGAAAGAGGAGACAGTGTTCACTATATTACAACTGAAAAATTTAAAGAACGTTTAGAAAAAGTTGGCGCAACGGTTCATCTTCAGCCTGATTTATTGAGTAAAGCATCCATTGATCCGTATTCGAATGCCGGTTTAAATAACTTTCTGAAAATTCAAATTCAAACTTCATTGGACGCTTTGGATATCACAAAACAGTTATCTCAGGATATTGATTTTGACTTTTTATTTTATGAAAAATTTGGAGCAGGGCAACTAGTGAGAGATTACTTGCAAATTCCGGGAGTTTGCTCTTCAGCATCCTTTTTGTTTCCAAAAGAATTTCTTAAAAACATGCCTTTATCTCCAGAATCCGGATTTAAACCTGATGAAGAAGCTGAAAAGTTAATGGTACAAATGAAAGAATGTTATGGCGTAGAGCCGGAGAGCTCGGCTCAGTTTATGAATAATGCGGCGGAATTAACGATTGTATTTACGAGCCGGTATTTTCAGCCTAATAGCGAAAAATTCGATGATTCAAATATCTTTATCGGACCGACATTCCCAAAGAGGGCTTATACGGGTAGCTTTCCCTTTGAAGCATTAGAGGATGAACAAGTCCTTTATATTTCGATGGGGACGGTTCTTGACCGTACAGAGGAGTTTTTTAATACATGTATTGATGCATTTTCTGATTTCAAAGGAAAAGTTGTCATCGCTGCCGGTGAAAGAGTAGATATGACAAAAATTAAAGAAGCTCCCGAGCACTTTATCATTTCTTCATATGTACCGCAATTAAAGGTACTCGAGCACACGGATGTCTTTATTACCCATGGCGGTATGAACAGCGTGAATGAATCTATCCACTTCAATATCCCAATGGTTGTTATCCCGCATGACAAGGACCAGCCTACAGTGGCGCAGCGTCTGACTGAGCTTAATGCCGGCTATAGAGTATCAAAAGATAATTTGAAACCTGAAACGTTAAAGGATGCCGTTAAAGAGGTGCTGACCAACGAGATCTATAAAGAGGGTATCAAAAAAATTAATGAAAGTTTTCAAAAAAGCGGCGGGGCAGAAAAAGCTATAGAAGCTATTGATGCTTTTGTGCAAAACAAAAAATGA
- a CDS encoding alpha/beta fold hydrolase: MHQMNVGRSWLEEDNVLNSYESIESFYKDFFAMAEKLLEMGKYYDLQFTDRKNFKVLESLDKELKHRPDFCKYVHADPEFFQDYTQITTEISVPTLVISGKYDDAVGPDHYKKFNFPNMSVAILEDKHHPYLENKEEFRRAIQEFILAIPTLKTT; encoded by the coding sequence TTGCATCAAATGAATGTAGGAAGAAGCTGGTTAGAAGAAGATAATGTTTTGAACTCTTATGAGTCAATCGAGTCTTTCTATAAAGACTTCTTTGCAATGGCTGAAAAACTGCTAGAAATGGGAAAGTATTATGATTTACAGTTCACGGATAGAAAAAACTTTAAAGTCTTAGAAAGCTTAGATAAAGAACTTAAACACCGCCCTGATTTTTGTAAATATGTACATGCGGATCCTGAGTTTTTTCAAGATTATACTCAAATCACAACTGAAATTTCAGTACCAACTCTTGTAATTAGTGGCAAGTATGATGATGCTGTTGGACCAGATCACTATAAAAAATTTAATTTTCCTAATATGTCCGTTGCTATTTTAGAAGATAAGCATCATCCTTATTTAGAAAACAAAGAAGAATTCAGGCGCGCAATTCAGGAATTTATACTAGCTATACCTACTCTAAAAACAACTTAA
- a CDS encoding serine/threonine protein kinase, protein MSINSFVGLIKDELLKEVSIRSEDEFEPVVVKDIPRLWKCLGTGNYAAVFMHKEYKDWIVKVYAREGEGIEKESEVYRRIGNHPSYSKLIYKGENFIVLKRLKEITLYDAIHKGIKIPKQVILDINEALEYAREQGLTPCDVHGKNVMMENGRGYVVDVSDFLKTKEDSKWRDLEKAYFTFYLPFIYKLPFPVKIPYFMLNIVRRSYRKYKKLKKKFKL, encoded by the coding sequence ATGAGTATAAATAGTTTTGTGGGATTGATAAAGGATGAATTATTAAAAGAGGTAAGCATAAGAAGTGAGGATGAATTCGAGCCTGTAGTAGTTAAAGATATTCCTAGACTTTGGAAGTGTTTAGGGACAGGTAATTATGCCGCAGTATTTATGCACAAAGAATACAAAGATTGGATAGTGAAAGTTTACGCGCGAGAAGGAGAAGGAATTGAAAAAGAGTCAGAAGTATACCGAAGAATCGGAAATCATCCTTCTTATTCGAAGCTTATATATAAAGGAGAAAATTTCATAGTATTGAAACGTTTAAAAGAAATTACCTTATACGATGCTATTCATAAGGGGATTAAAATTCCTAAGCAGGTAATCCTTGATATCAATGAAGCTTTAGAGTATGCAAGGGAACAAGGATTAACTCCTTGTGATGTTCACGGGAAAAATGTGATGATGGAAAACGGAAGGGGATATGTAGTCGATGTATCTGATTTCTTAAAAACAAAAGAAGATAGTAAGTGGAGAGACCTAGAAAAGGCATATTTTACATTTTACTTGCCTTTCATTTATAAATTGCCTTTCCCTGTTAAAATACCGTATTTCATGTTAAACATTGTTAGACGTTCATATAGAAAATATAAGAAGCTTAAAAAGAAATTCAAATTGTAA
- a CDS encoding recombinase family protein, whose amino-acid sequence MKHKKFGYVRVSSKDQNEERQIQNMKDLGIEDRDIFIDKESGKNMERESYQMLKRLVRTGDTIVFDSLTRLGRNMNDTLEEFRYYEKHKVNLQFIKEPYINVNYTGESTNDVIQSAIQKATLTILSAFAEKERIDIKQRQAEGIALARKQGKRLGRPPVEITEEFMDAYKEWKSGSITAVGAMKKYGIKRSSFYKLAKQYEEN is encoded by the coding sequence ATGAAACATAAAAAATTTGGTTATGTACGAGTTTCAAGTAAAGATCAAAACGAAGAACGACAAATTCAAAATATGAAGGATTTAGGGATCGAAGATCGGGATATTTTCATTGATAAAGAATCTGGGAAAAATATGGAGCGAGAGAGTTACCAAATGCTAAAGCGTCTTGTTCGTACAGGAGATACTATTGTGTTTGACTCCCTAACAAGGCTTGGGAGAAATATGAATGATACATTAGAAGAATTTAGGTACTATGAAAAACATAAAGTAAATTTACAATTTATAAAAGAACCTTATATTAATGTCAATTACACTGGGGAAAGCACAAATGATGTCATTCAAAGTGCAATTCAAAAAGCAACTCTTACCATATTATCAGCATTTGCAGAAAAAGAACGCATTGATATTAAACAACGTCAAGCTGAAGGAATTGCTCTTGCCAGGAAGCAAGGTAAACGTTTAGGACGTCCGCCTGTCGAAATAACAGAAGAATTTATGGATGCTTACAAGGAATGGAAATCTGGTTCAATTACAGCCGTAGGAGCTATGAAAAAGTATGGCATCAAACGTTCCTCATTTTATAAACTTGCCAAACAGTATGAGGAAAATTAA
- a CDS encoding YolD-like family protein: protein MNYHKEELDKLLPIAAIPEQFAGIREIIKEKNKVTRPILTDEEKELIENMLLCSLLSEEEILITYYEDGYLLSSYMTVVGIDQQNSAVICTDAFYNKMSPYFLIRGLSPFK from the coding sequence ATGAATTACCATAAAGAGGAGTTAGACAAATTACTTCCTATTGCAGCAATACCTGAACAGTTTGCTGGCATTCGTGAAATCATCAAAGAGAAAAACAAAGTAACTCGGCCGATCTTAACAGATGAAGAAAAAGAACTAATTGAGAACATGTTGTTATGTTCCTTATTATCTGAAGAAGAAATACTAATTACATATTATGAAGATGGTTATTTACTCTCTAGCTATATGACTGTTGTTGGTATTGACCAGCAAAATAGTGCTGTTATATGTACTGATGCCTTTTATAACAAGATGTCCCCTTATTTTCTTATAAGGGGGCTCTCTCCGTTCAAATGA
- a CDS encoding LysR substrate-binding domain-containing protein produces the protein MQEAGIEGNNALEFPSIEIIKQSVKCGIGFALIPEVAVKKELEEEQFKTFLLCPPIFSFWRFLLFLT, from the coding sequence TTGCAGGAGGCTGGAATTGAAGGGAACAATGCACTGGAGTTTCCAAGTATTGAAATAATCAAACAGTCTGTGAAATGTGGAATCGGTTTTGCATTGATTCCAGAAGTGGCTGTGAAAAAAGAACTTGAAGAAGAACAATTCAAAACGTTTCTATTATGTCCGCCAATTTTTTCTTTTTGGAGGTTTTTACTTTTCTTAACTTGA
- a CDS encoding C40 family peptidase yields the protein MKRIIAGTLAFGMVVGTGNSFSSAEEISNVPVIEEVTIQTNFETMNIESLEIQSITTSQFQKVYAAMKKYEGKPYKYGGNSPKTGFDCSGLMQWGYGTQGIKLPRSAQQQYDFTKRISRSALQPGDLVFFKGTNGGKQGITHVGMYIGNNTFYNSSSSKGVSAAKLDNSYWKQHIAGYGKIK from the coding sequence ATGAAAAGAATTATAGCAGGAACTTTAGCGTTTGGAATGGTAGTTGGAACTGGAAACAGTTTTTCTTCTGCAGAAGAAATAAGTAACGTTCCTGTAATTGAAGAGGTAACAATCCAAACTAATTTTGAAACTATGAATATCGAATCTTTAGAAATTCAATCCATAACTACCTCCCAATTTCAAAAGGTTTATGCGGCAATGAAGAAATATGAAGGAAAACCATACAAATATGGTGGGAATAGCCCCAAAACTGGATTTGATTGCTCAGGATTAATGCAATGGGGGTATGGAACACAAGGGATTAAATTGCCACGTAGTGCCCAGCAGCAATATGATTTTACTAAGCGTATCAGCAGAAGCGCTCTTCAACCAGGTGATTTAGTGTTCTTTAAAGGAACAAATGGGGGTAAACAAGGAATTACACATGTTGGTATGTACATTGGAAACAATACATTCTATAACTCTAGTAGTTCAAAAGGAGTAAGTGCAGCTAAGCTAGATAATTCTTATTGGAAGCAACATATTGCCGGTTATGGAAAAATCAAATAA
- a CDS encoding M23 family metallopeptidase, translating to MKKKNLLSITASTLLLTFCIGGVNTAEAAGTPKFQMPFPCGQKWEGQTRSNHSPANSVDFNRANDEGDTVVASASGTVSRVENEGNRSYGKWIEINHGNGWTTRYAHLSTQSVKKGQKVTIGQKIGNVGNTGGSTGAHLHFEQRYQGQVKKISFNGSQIHYWGTKSYTSKNSCKK from the coding sequence ATGAAGAAAAAGAATTTGTTATCGATCACTGCATCAACTTTACTGCTTACATTTTGTATAGGGGGAGTTAATACTGCCGAGGCAGCTGGAACACCAAAGTTTCAAATGCCTTTTCCTTGTGGACAGAAATGGGAAGGACAAACTCGTTCTAATCATAGTCCAGCAAATTCTGTTGATTTTAACCGAGCAAACGATGAAGGAGATACTGTTGTAGCATCTGCTTCTGGCACAGTATCAAGAGTAGAAAATGAGGGAAATAGAAGTTATGGAAAATGGATTGAGATCAATCATGGAAACGGTTGGACTACTCGCTATGCACACTTAAGTACACAAAGCGTTAAAAAAGGACAAAAAGTTACGATAGGGCAAAAAATTGGAAATGTGGGCAATACAGGGGGATCAACTGGTGCTCATCTTCATTTTGAACAACGTTATCAGGGACAAGTCAAAAAAATTTCATTTAACGGCTCTCAAATTCATTATTGGGGTACAAAATCCTATACAAGTAAGAATAGTTGCAAAAAATAA